In the genome of Paenibacillus pabuli, the window ACACATTTTTTGAACAAAAAAACCAATTAACTCTCAAAGATCTCAAATTTAAATCCTTCCAGCTCTTCTTCAGCTTCATGCATCAGGTCCAGCAACTGATCTGCGTACTCTCCAAGGGACTGCCTGCTCGCCTCAAAATCAATCCACTGAATGGTAAGTGGCATAGGGAGAAATCCAGTCAAGCAATCCCATAATGCATCCAAATTCCGACCATACGTTTGACCTAATTCAAGTC includes:
- a CDS encoding barstar family protein → MKTVVINGKDIHGKDELHDVLQARLELGQTYGRNLDALWDCLTGFLPMPLTIQWIDFEASRQSLGEYADQLLDLMHEAEEELEGFKFEIFES